A genomic region of Elaeis guineensis isolate ETL-2024a chromosome 9, EG11, whole genome shotgun sequence contains the following coding sequences:
- the LOC105051478 gene encoding probable transcription factor PosF21, which yields MEKDKSPVHGGVGGSGCGLPPPSSRYTAFASPSSGFPVKCEASSSSSVTGDASKFGHFSPAVVPETGQFSHDISGMPDYPPRNAGHRRAQSEILSLPDDISFDSDLGVVGSGEGPSLSDETEEDPLSMYLDMDKFTSSSAISGLDLLGSETSVTAAAPAPTFPPQTENSAAASNERPRVRHQHSQSMDGSTSIKPEMLASGSEGPSLAETKKAMSAAKLADLALVDPKRAKRIWANRQSAARSKERKMRYIAELERKVQTLQTEATTLSAQLTMLQRDTTGLTAENNELKLRLQTMEQQVHLQDALNDALKEEVQRLKIATGQAINGGQMMNFGPSFGATQQYYHHNQAMQSLLAAQQLQQLQIHTQHQQQMHLQQHQPQVQQQQQQSHTELKMKGVMTSQRESASDNSTSQK from the exons ATGGAGAAGGATAAATCCCCAGTCCATGGAGGTGTTGGTGGCAGTGGTTGTGGTTTACCACCTCCATCATCTCGGTATACGGCCTTTGCCTCACCATCCAGCGGCTTCCCTGTTAAATGCGAGGCCTCATCTTCTTCTTCGGTTACTGGGGACGCTTCCAAGTTTGGCCATTTTAGTCCGGCAGTGGTGCCGGAGACCGGGCAGTTCAGTCATGATATAAGCGGAATGCCAGATTACCCACCAAGAAATGCTGGTCACCGAAGGGCTCAATCTGAGATTTTGAGCCTCCCCGATGATATTAGCTTCGACAGCGACCTTGGGGTTGTAGGCTCTGGTGAAGGCCCATCGCTGTCTGATGAGACTGAGGAAGATCCGCTCTCTATGTACCTTGATATGGACAAGTTCACCTCATCTTCTGCGATTTCTGGATTGGATTTGCTGGGGAGTGAGACTTCAGTGACTGCAGCAGCGCCTGCTCCTACTTTTCCTCCTCAGACTGAAAATTCAGCCGCAGCTTCTAATGAGAGGCCAAGGGTGAGGCACCAACATAGCCAATCTATGGATGGATCTACTTCAATCAAGCCGGAGATGCTGGCATCAGGCTCGGAAGGACCATCTTTAGCAGAAACAAAGAAAGCCATGTCAGCTGCAAAGCTTGCTGATCTTGCACTGGTTGATCCAAAGCGAGCAAAAAG GATCTGGGCGAATAGGCAGTCAGCTGCTAggtcaaaagaaagaaagatgcgCTACATTGCAGAGCTTGAGCGGAAAGTGCAAACCCTGCAGACAGAAGCTACAACATTATCAGCTCAGTTAACCATGTTACAG AGAGACACTACTGGACTGACTGCTGAAAATAATGAGTTGAAGCTCCGCCTTCAGACCATGGAGCAGCAGGTTCACCTGCAAGATG CATTAAATGATGCTCTCAAAGAGGAGGTTCAGCGATTGAAAATTGCAACTGGACAGGCAATTAATGGCGGACAGATGATGAACTTTGGACCATCTTTTGGAGCCACTCAGCAATACTATCACCACAATCAGGCAATGCAGTCACTTTTGGCTGCCCAGCAACTTCAGCAACTCCAAATCCACACACAGCATCAACAACAGATGCACCTGCAACAACACCAGCCTCAAGTTCAACAGCAACAGCAGCAGTCACACACCGAGCTGAAAATGAAAGGAGTGATGACCTCTCAAAGAGAGAGCGCTTCAGATAACAGCACTTCCCAGAAATGA